The following coding sequences are from one Prosthecobacter vanneervenii window:
- a CDS encoding DUF1588 domain-containing protein: MPFVSRLFLCRHSPLLPQAAGLCLALVSAPPASAADKGRQSFLDQYCIECHDADTKKGNLDLTALKFDLKNPKAFAEWVKVHDRVRDGEMPPKKKKTQPAPSEVTAFLKDLEQPMIAADQERTAKEGRTTWRRMNRLEYENTLRDLLSAPWLQIKDKLPEDGEASRFNKIGDALDVSHVQMARYLGAADYALREVMASQLSRPESKTKRYYTRSDSSLVRKMKFSEFNRSPERATFPVLGTQAQPDVRAGTAPPTVGAKDPKAREQEAIGTVASSYEPIELKFTVFKAPMSGHYKLRFSGYSLWVGPGPAKSWWRPNLDMVSKGRRPEPVTIYSELPPRQLRLLGSFDVGVEPTVQEIDTYLLKGELIRYDAVRLFRSRPPAFHNPLATHEGQPGLAMQWMEVQGPILESWPLPGHRVLFDDLPVFRKDKNAKVEVISKNPADAERLLRRFMQRAYREPFADEDVQRFLHVIEAARKAGSDFADSMIAGYTAVLCSPKFVCLEEKPGRLDNAAVATRLSCFLWNSGPDDELRAADLSKPEVLRAQTERLLADARARRFVDAFLDYWLDLRKANATSPDATLYPDYYLDDLLVESATQETQLFFAELLKNNLPARHLVASDFAMLNERLAAHYGLPAVDGVKLQRVSLPKDSPRGGLMTQASVLKVTANGTTTSPVQRGAWIMERLLGKPPPPPPASVPAIEPDTRGAHTIREQLAAHRKLETCAACHAKIDPAGFALENFDVMGGWRDNYRALGEGGTPPPGYGKNGQPFTFHPAQPVDASGTLPDGRDFKDIRELKKLLLADEDQIARNLLRQLVTYATGAPVQFGDRPAIEQMLAATKAEGHGVKSLIHQIVQSTLFQSK, from the coding sequence ATGCCTTTTGTCTCTCGTCTGTTTTTGTGTCGCCATTCTCCGCTGCTGCCACAGGCCGCTGGCCTGTGCCTGGCGCTTGTCTCTGCACCACCCGCCTCGGCGGCTGACAAAGGCCGTCAGTCCTTTCTGGACCAGTACTGCATCGAATGCCACGACGCAGACACCAAGAAAGGAAACCTCGACCTCACGGCGCTGAAGTTTGACCTCAAGAATCCCAAGGCCTTCGCGGAATGGGTCAAGGTGCATGATCGCGTGCGCGATGGCGAGATGCCGCCGAAAAAAAAGAAAACGCAGCCTGCACCGTCAGAGGTGACGGCGTTTCTCAAAGACCTCGAGCAGCCGATGATCGCGGCAGATCAGGAGCGCACCGCCAAGGAAGGCCGCACCACCTGGCGGCGCATGAACCGCCTGGAGTATGAAAACACGCTGCGCGATCTCCTCTCCGCTCCGTGGCTGCAGATCAAGGACAAGCTGCCTGAGGACGGCGAGGCCAGCCGCTTCAACAAGATCGGCGATGCGCTGGATGTCTCCCACGTGCAGATGGCGCGCTATCTCGGCGCGGCGGATTACGCGCTGCGCGAGGTCATGGCCTCGCAGCTCTCGCGCCCGGAGTCGAAGACCAAACGCTACTACACACGCTCCGACTCCTCGCTGGTACGCAAGATGAAGTTCAGCGAGTTCAACCGCAGCCCCGAGCGCGCCACCTTTCCTGTACTGGGCACCCAGGCGCAGCCAGACGTCCGCGCAGGCACCGCGCCGCCCACGGTCGGAGCCAAGGACCCCAAAGCACGCGAGCAGGAGGCCATCGGCACCGTGGCCAGCAGCTACGAACCCATCGAGCTGAAGTTCACCGTTTTCAAAGCCCCCATGTCCGGGCACTACAAGCTGCGCTTCAGCGGCTACTCCCTGTGGGTGGGGCCAGGCCCGGCCAAAAGCTGGTGGCGGCCCAATCTGGACATGGTCTCCAAAGGCCGCCGTCCGGAGCCCGTAACGATCTACTCCGAGCTGCCACCGCGTCAGCTTCGCTTGCTGGGCAGCTTTGATGTGGGGGTGGAGCCCACCGTGCAGGAGATCGACACCTACCTGCTCAAAGGCGAGCTGATCCGCTACGACGCGGTGCGTCTTTTCCGCTCGCGCCCGCCTGCGTTTCACAATCCCCTCGCCACTCACGAGGGCCAGCCTGGTCTGGCCATGCAGTGGATGGAAGTCCAGGGCCCCATCCTCGAAAGCTGGCCATTGCCCGGCCATCGCGTGCTGTTTGATGACCTGCCCGTCTTCCGCAAAGACAAAAACGCCAAGGTCGAGGTCATCTCCAAAAATCCCGCCGATGCCGAGCGCCTGCTGCGCCGCTTCATGCAGCGCGCCTATCGCGAGCCCTTCGCCGACGAGGATGTGCAGCGCTTCCTCCACGTCATCGAAGCCGCACGCAAAGCAGGCAGCGATTTTGCCGACTCCATGATCGCCGGCTACACTGCCGTGCTGTGCTCGCCCAAGTTTGTCTGCCTCGAAGAAAAACCCGGCCGTCTGGACAATGCCGCCGTGGCCACCCGCCTCTCCTGCTTCCTCTGGAACTCCGGCCCGGATGACGAGCTGCGCGCCGCTGACCTGAGCAAGCCCGAGGTGCTGCGCGCGCAGACAGAGCGTCTGCTGGCCGATGCACGTGCGCGCCGCTTTGTAGATGCCTTTCTCGACTACTGGCTGGACCTGCGCAAAGCCAACGCCACCTCCCCCGACGCCACGCTGTACCCCGACTACTACCTGGACGATCTGCTGGTGGAATCCGCCACCCAGGAGACGCAGCTCTTCTTTGCCGAGCTGCTAAAAAACAATCTGCCTGCACGCCATCTCGTGGCCTCAGACTTTGCCATGCTCAATGAGCGCCTGGCCGCGCACTACGGCCTGCCAGCGGTGGACGGTGTGAAGCTGCAGCGCGTCTCGCTGCCCAAAGACAGCCCGCGCGGCGGACTCATGACTCAGGCCAGCGTGCTCAAGGTCACTGCCAACGGCACCACCACCAGCCCCGTGCAGCGCGGTGCGTGGATCATGGAGCGCCTGCTGGGCAAGCCCCCGCCTCCACCGCCTGCGAGCGTGCCTGCCATCGAGCCCGACACACGCGGTGCCCACACCATTCGCGAGCAGCTCGCCGCTCATCGCAAGCTGGAGACCTGCGCCGCCTGCCATGCCAAGATCGACCCCGCCGGATTTGCACTGGAGAATTTCGACGTCATGGGCGGCTGGCGGGATAACTACCGCGCCCTCGGCGAAGGCGGCACTCCTCCGCCCGGCTACGGCAAGAACGGCCAGCCCTTCACCTTCCATCCCGCACAGCCGGTGGATGCCAGCGGCACGCTGCCGGATGGACGCGACTTCAAAGACATCCGCGAATTGAAAAAGCTGCTGCTCGCCGATGAAGATCAAATCGCCCGCAATCTGCTGCGCCAGCTTGTCACCTACGCCACCGGCGCGCCCGTCCAGTTTGGCGACCGCCCGGCCATCGAGCAGATGCTGGCCGCTACCAAGGCCGAAGGCCATGGCGTGAAATCCCTGATACATCAGATCGTCCAGAGCACGTTGTTCCAAAGCAAGTAA
- a CDS encoding PAS domain-containing protein, with protein MELKAIDPAFLALRAINQISAMVAYWDSEQRCRFSNDAYREWFGRSPAEMVGMHMKELLGPLYEMNLAYIEAALRGEPQQFERHIPLPQGGARDSIATYTPDIEDGVVRGFWAHVADVTPLRMREAALRRAISERDEALAEVRTLRGLLPICAACKNIRDEQGEWHGMEMYVSAHTEVSFTHSLCPTCMPIYFPESESPPPDPATN; from the coding sequence ATGGAACTCAAAGCCATAGATCCCGCCTTTCTGGCACTCCGGGCGATCAATCAGATATCCGCCATGGTGGCGTACTGGGATTCTGAGCAGCGCTGCCGCTTCTCCAATGATGCGTATCGGGAATGGTTTGGTCGCAGCCCTGCGGAAATGGTGGGCATGCACATGAAGGAGCTGCTGGGCCCGCTTTATGAAATGAATCTGGCCTACATCGAGGCGGCGCTGCGGGGCGAGCCGCAGCAATTTGAGAGGCACATCCCGCTGCCGCAGGGCGGAGCGAGGGACAGCATCGCCACCTACACACCGGATATCGAGGACGGGGTGGTGCGGGGCTTCTGGGCGCACGTGGCGGATGTGACCCCGCTGCGCATGCGCGAGGCAGCGCTGCGGCGGGCCATCTCCGAGCGCGACGAGGCGCTGGCGGAGGTGCGCACCCTTCGCGGTCTGCTGCCCATCTGTGCCGCATGCAAAAACATCCGCGACGAGCAGGGGGAATGGCATGGGATGGAGATGTACGTCTCCGCACATACGGAGGTGAGCTTTACGCATTCATTGTGCCCCACCTGCATGCCCATTTACTTTCCAGAGTCCGAATCGCCGCCTCCCGATCCGGCTACAAACTAG
- a CDS encoding DUF1501 domain-containing protein, with amino-acid sequence MKKPHICHSPGLPVRCCGRREVLAGASAGFGMLALQALAGGALPQHRTTRARAKNIIFCFMDGGPSHVDTFDPKPMLKKHEGKPIGESAVTKRAQSGAGRVWLGSPWEFRQHGESGLWVSSLLPHTARVADHLCVVRSMVGELPLHGQQNLLLHTGRILGQAPSFGAWVSYGLGTENTSLPGYVVLNNDWVPNGGLENFGSSFLPASHQATMVRARGVPVDNIAPRDAAAVQRRKLALLAAQDADFAARASDANAIEAAIANYETAFRMQSAVPQIADISAEPEHVRRMYGVDATDEHQRFYATQALRARRLVEAGVRFVEITCPSFDGNNSPWDQHGLLKINHEKNARITDQSVAALILDLEQRGLLDETIVLWAGEMGRTPHTPKVTESCGRDHHVNGYSLFMAGGGMRGGMAYGETDEFGNSVTRDPVSIHDIHATLLHQMGVDHERLTYRHGGRDQRLTDVHGRVLSELLA; translated from the coding sequence ATGAAAAAGCCTCACATATGTCACTCCCCCGGACTGCCGGTCCGCTGCTGCGGAAGACGGGAGGTGCTGGCGGGCGCGTCGGCGGGTTTTGGCATGCTGGCTCTGCAGGCGCTGGCAGGTGGAGCACTGCCGCAGCACCGCACCACGCGGGCGAGGGCAAAGAACATCATTTTCTGCTTCATGGACGGCGGGCCGAGCCATGTGGACACCTTTGACCCGAAGCCGATGCTGAAAAAGCACGAGGGCAAACCCATCGGCGAGAGCGCGGTGACGAAAAGGGCGCAGTCGGGCGCGGGGCGTGTATGGCTGGGCAGCCCGTGGGAGTTCCGCCAGCATGGGGAGAGCGGGCTGTGGGTGAGCAGCCTGCTGCCGCACACGGCACGGGTGGCGGACCATCTGTGCGTGGTGCGCAGCATGGTGGGTGAGCTGCCGCTGCACGGTCAGCAGAACCTGCTGCTGCACACCGGGCGCATCCTGGGCCAGGCACCGAGCTTTGGCGCGTGGGTGTCCTACGGACTGGGCACGGAGAACACCAGCCTGCCCGGCTATGTCGTTCTGAACAATGACTGGGTGCCCAACGGAGGACTGGAGAATTTTGGCAGCTCCTTCCTCCCTGCGAGCCACCAGGCCACAATGGTGCGCGCACGCGGCGTGCCGGTGGACAACATCGCGCCCCGGGACGCGGCGGCCGTGCAGCGGCGGAAGCTGGCGCTGCTGGCGGCGCAGGATGCGGACTTTGCGGCCCGGGCCTCGGACGCGAACGCGATCGAGGCGGCGATAGCAAACTACGAAACGGCCTTCCGAATGCAGAGCGCGGTGCCGCAGATCGCGGACATCAGCGCGGAGCCGGAGCACGTGCGCCGGATGTATGGCGTGGACGCGACGGACGAGCACCAGCGTTTTTATGCCACGCAGGCGCTGCGGGCGCGCCGACTGGTGGAGGCAGGCGTGCGCTTTGTGGAGATCACCTGCCCGAGCTTTGACGGAAACAACTCGCCCTGGGACCAGCACGGGCTGCTGAAGATCAATCACGAAAAAAACGCCCGCATCACGGACCAGAGCGTGGCGGCGCTGATCCTGGACCTGGAGCAACGCGGGCTGCTGGACGAAACGATCGTGCTTTGGGCCGGGGAGATGGGGCGCACCCCGCACACGCCCAAGGTCACGGAGAGCTGCGGGCGCGACCACCACGTAAACGGCTACAGCCTTTTTATGGCAGGCGGCGGCATGCGCGGAGGCATGGCATACGGAGAGACGGACGAGTTTGGCAACTCTGTGACACGGGATCCCGTCAGCATCCACGACATCCACGCCACGCTGCTGCACCAGATGGGGGTGGACCACGAAAGGCTGACCTACCGCCACGGCGGGCGCGACCAGCGGCTGACGGATGTGCACGGCCGGGTGCTGAGCGAGCTGCTGGCATGA
- a CDS encoding SMP-30/gluconolactonase/LRE family protein: MHTTALPFLALALGLALASCTSMRSPIVPGAKPKDHGAIGATEGPAWKDGSLYFTDGQHINRMGPDGKTTVFRHNSSNGLLFDKEGRLVACETKMRRVTRTEKDGSITVLADRFEGKRFNSPNDLCTDSKGRIYFTDPRYGSRAGMEIQSRLGLGIFSLPGGFSNPQDTADFYHHCSEKKSKSKTLDALLDIGDSLKSFVPFVEGVYRINRPAKFPHGVCGLVYDVPNVTRIYCDGAERPNGILISPDNHYLYIADNNNSTHGGSRKLLRYTLDKNGDLKPGTQKVLFDWKDGRGPDGMKMDSAGRIYVAAGTNKATEFENTSFKAGCYILSPSGHLLDFIPVAPDECCNCAFGGKDGKTLFITSGSHLWSVPLR; the protein is encoded by the coding sequence ATGCACACTACTGCCCTTCCCTTCCTCGCCCTCGCCCTCGGCCTTGCCCTGGCCTCCTGCACCTCCATGCGCTCGCCCATCGTTCCTGGGGCCAAGCCCAAGGACCACGGTGCCATCGGCGCGACGGAAGGCCCCGCATGGAAAGACGGCTCCCTCTACTTTACCGACGGCCAGCACATCAACCGCATGGGACCGGATGGGAAGACGACGGTGTTTCGCCATAATTCGTCGAACGGGCTGCTGTTTGACAAAGAGGGTCGACTGGTGGCCTGCGAGACGAAGATGCGCCGCGTCACACGGACGGAGAAGGATGGAAGCATCACCGTGCTGGCGGATCGGTTTGAAGGGAAACGCTTCAACTCGCCGAACGATCTGTGCACGGACTCGAAGGGCCGGATTTATTTCACGGACCCGAGGTATGGGTCGCGGGCGGGGATGGAGATCCAGAGTCGTCTGGGTTTAGGTATTTTTAGTCTACCTGGCGGATTCTCCAACCCACAAGATACAGCCGATTTTTATCATCACTGCAGTGAAAAGAAATCGAAGAGCAAAACACTGGATGCCCTTTTAGACATTGGAGATTCTTTGAAGTCATTTGTTCCCTTTGTCGAAGGTGTGTATCGGATCAATCGGCCAGCCAAATTTCCACATGGCGTTTGTGGATTAGTCTACGATGTCCCGAACGTCACCCGCATCTATTGCGACGGAGCGGAACGCCCCAACGGCATCCTCATCTCCCCAGACAACCACTACCTCTACATCGCCGACAACAACAACAGCACCCACGGCGGCTCGCGCAAACTCCTGCGCTATACCCTGGATAAAAACGGCGATTTGAAACCCGGCACACAAAAAGTCCTCTTCGATTGGAAAGACGGCCGTGGCCCCGATGGCATGAAGATGGACAGCGCAGGCCGCATCTATGTGGCTGCTGGCACCAACAAAGCCACCGAGTTCGAAAACACCAGCTTCAAGGCAGGCTGTTACATTCTCTCTCCCTCCGGCCACCTGCTCGACTTCATCCCCGTGGCTCCGGACGAATGCTGCAACTGCGCCTTTGGTGGCAAGGACGGCAAGACCCTCTTCATCACCTCCGGCAGCCATCTCTGGAGCGTACCGCTGCGCTGA
- a CDS encoding glycoside hydrolase family 10 protein, with product MRLTLLLPFLLLSAAMLHAQTGVSVPPPARELRGSWIATVRNINWPSEPGLPVAKQKAQLLALIDSAAKIGLNALIFQVRPAGDAMYESKLEPWSPFLTGEMGKSPGWDPLEFAVTEAHKRGMELHAWFNPFRALAGEKHAPSADHIRRENPQWTMKYNIDWWMDPGVPEVRKQAVDVMLDVTRRYDVDGIHIDDYFYPYPIMDAAKKKIPFPDEARYALYRANGGTLELTAWRRQNVDEVVRTTYEGIKGIKRHVKFGISPFGLWRPNYPEGTGGGLDPYEDLAADSLKWLQQGWVDYFTPQLYWTIDRPKLGFITYYDWWLQQNTQGRHIWPGMNTSKIGDDRNAGEILHEMSVLRERGLKMTPGHFHWNFGALHKDIGKIGTYLKQRAYTPHALPPASPWLSNTPLPAPLVGKTMPGGRKTVAWRFDDPRWMASTRWWVMQAQIGGKWQTWKAFYKDQQSAEWPEGATAVAIRAGGLGWEVGEAGVAN from the coding sequence ATGCGTTTGACCCTTCTGCTGCCCTTTCTCCTGCTCTCCGCCGCCATGCTGCACGCCCAGACCGGTGTGAGTGTGCCGCCGCCTGCGCGTGAACTGCGGGGTTCGTGGATCGCGACGGTGCGGAATATCAACTGGCCCTCCGAGCCGGGCCTGCCGGTGGCGAAGCAGAAGGCACAGCTGCTGGCATTGATCGACTCCGCAGCCAAGATCGGGCTGAATGCACTCATCTTCCAGGTGCGGCCCGCCGGAGACGCCATGTATGAGTCAAAGCTGGAGCCGTGGTCGCCGTTTCTCACCGGAGAGATGGGCAAATCCCCCGGCTGGGATCCGCTGGAGTTTGCGGTGACGGAGGCGCACAAGCGCGGCATGGAACTGCATGCGTGGTTCAACCCCTTCCGTGCGCTGGCGGGGGAGAAGCATGCGCCGAGCGCTGATCATATCCGACGCGAGAATCCGCAGTGGACGATGAAGTACAACATCGACTGGTGGATGGACCCGGGCGTGCCCGAAGTGCGGAAGCAGGCGGTGGACGTGATGCTGGATGTGACTCGCCGCTACGATGTGGATGGCATCCACATCGATGATTACTTCTACCCCTATCCCATCATGGACGCGGCAAAGAAGAAGATCCCGTTTCCTGATGAGGCCCGGTATGCGCTCTACCGCGCCAATGGCGGCACGCTGGAGCTCACCGCATGGCGGCGGCAGAATGTGGACGAGGTGGTGCGCACCACATACGAGGGCATCAAGGGGATCAAGCGGCACGTGAAGTTTGGAATCAGCCCCTTCGGCCTGTGGCGGCCCAACTACCCCGAAGGCACCGGTGGCGGGCTGGACCCGTATGAGGATCTGGCGGCAGACTCGCTCAAGTGGCTGCAGCAGGGCTGGGTGGACTACTTCACGCCGCAGCTGTACTGGACGATCGACCGGCCCAAGCTGGGCTTCATCACCTACTACGACTGGTGGCTGCAGCAGAACACGCAGGGCCGCCACATCTGGCCTGGGATGAACACCTCAAAAATTGGCGATGACCGCAACGCGGGCGAGATCCTGCACGAGATGAGCGTGCTGCGGGAGCGCGGCCTGAAGATGACGCCCGGCCACTTTCACTGGAATTTTGGCGCGCTGCACAAGGACATCGGCAAGATTGGCACGTATTTGAAGCAGCGCGCCTACACGCCGCACGCACTGCCGCCCGCCAGCCCCTGGCTGAGCAATACGCCGCTGCCCGCCCCGCTGGTGGGCAAGACGATGCCCGGCGGCCGCAAGACGGTGGCGTGGCGTTTTGACGATCCGCGCTGGATGGCCTCCACCCGCTGGTGGGTGATGCAGGCGCAGATCGGCGGCAAGTGGCAGACGTGGAAGGCTTTTTACAAGGACCAGCAGAGCGCCGAGTGGCCCGAAGGCGCCACCGCCGTGGCCATCCGCGCCGGAGGTCTGGGCTGGGAAGTGGGCGAGGCAGGAGTGGCCAACTGA
- a CDS encoding cytochrome c oxidase assembly factor Coa1 family protein translates to MDSLPHPPPPPSPFPAPPPALTPAGKASGGKWVLLGCGGCLGLILVSVVISFGVYFLAMGFIQKSDVYTEALKRVENSSEVRKELGTPMAPGWSFSGSANYNNGVGNADFTLPVRGPKAEGTLRVKAHKASKAAAWEYSTLEVELPDGKKLDLRTGP, encoded by the coding sequence ATGGACTCTCTCCCGCATCCGCCGCCGCCTCCCTCGCCTTTCCCGGCCCCACCTCCTGCCCTGACACCAGCAGGGAAAGCCAGTGGTGGTAAATGGGTGCTGCTGGGCTGTGGAGGCTGCCTTGGCCTCATCCTTGTCAGCGTGGTCATCTCCTTTGGTGTTTACTTCCTGGCCATGGGGTTCATCCAGAAGTCGGATGTGTATACGGAGGCTCTCAAGCGCGTGGAAAACTCCTCCGAAGTGCGGAAGGAGCTGGGGACGCCCATGGCACCCGGCTGGTCGTTCTCAGGTTCGGCGAACTACAACAACGGTGTAGGGAATGCAGACTTCACCCTCCCGGTACGTGGCCCCAAGGCAGAGGGCACCCTCAGGGTCAAGGCGCACAAAGCGTCCAAAGCTGCCGCCTGGGAATATTCGACTTTGGAGGTGGAGTTGCCAGACGGTAAGAAGTTAGACTTGCGGACTGGACCTTGA
- the rpsA gene encoding 30S ribosomal protein S1: MSATATLADLIAGSFRELSEGSIVKGKILEIKPQVILVDIGYKSEGAIPANEFEDEDIQVGDEVEVLLERLENDEGMVVLSKEKAAHRQNWEKIYNVFKDGGLVKGKVKSVVKGGLMVNVGVEAFLPGSQIDIIPPKDLNEYVGKVFEFKIVKINDERKNIVLSRREVIEAERAEQRQKFLDGVTPGDKVIGIVKNITDFGAFVDLNGMDGLLHITDMSWGRLNHPSEMLGIGQKIEVQILEVNREKERVSLGLKQLQNNPWENIEARYPVGQRVRGKVTKLVAYGAFVEVEEGVEGLVHVSELSWTKRIARPSDVLTVGQEIEASVLGINKEERKISLGVRQLEANPWDDIDTRYPIGTQLKRAVRNLTAYGAFVELEEGIDGMIHVSDLSWTRKINHPSELLKKGQEVDAVVLGIDKANQRISLGMKQLDTDPWSIIDTRFKVGDVVKGRVAKIASFGAFVELEDDIDGLVHISQISEDRIEKVKDKLNVGDEVEARVIKVDKVERRIGLSIKAMNYSDADIQKESQAFEALRPSTDLVGLEQAFKFATEEWRPGGQ; encoded by the coding sequence ATGAGCGCAACAGCGACACTCGCAGACCTGATCGCAGGTTCTTTCCGCGAGCTTTCCGAAGGATCCATCGTCAAAGGCAAGATCCTCGAAATCAAACCCCAGGTCATCCTCGTCGATATCGGCTACAAGTCCGAAGGTGCCATCCCGGCCAACGAGTTTGAAGATGAAGACATCCAGGTAGGCGATGAGGTGGAAGTCCTCCTCGAGCGCCTCGAAAACGACGAAGGCATGGTCGTCCTCTCCAAGGAGAAGGCCGCACACCGCCAGAACTGGGAGAAGATCTACAACGTCTTCAAGGACGGCGGTCTCGTCAAAGGCAAGGTCAAGAGCGTCGTCAAAGGCGGCCTCATGGTCAATGTGGGCGTGGAAGCCTTCCTGCCCGGCAGCCAGATCGACATTATCCCGCCGAAAGACCTCAACGAGTACGTCGGCAAGGTGTTCGAATTCAAGATCGTCAAGATCAACGACGAGCGCAAAAACATCGTCCTTTCCCGCCGCGAAGTCATCGAGGCCGAGCGCGCCGAACAGCGCCAGAAGTTCCTCGACGGCGTCACCCCTGGCGACAAGGTCATCGGTATCGTCAAGAACATCACCGACTTCGGTGCGTTCGTGGACCTCAACGGCATGGACGGACTGCTCCACATCACGGACATGTCCTGGGGCCGCCTCAACCATCCTTCCGAAATGCTCGGAATCGGGCAGAAGATCGAAGTCCAGATTCTCGAAGTCAACCGCGAGAAGGAGCGTGTCTCCCTGGGCCTCAAGCAGCTCCAGAACAACCCCTGGGAAAACATCGAAGCCCGCTACCCCGTGGGCCAGCGCGTGCGCGGCAAGGTCACCAAGCTGGTGGCTTACGGCGCATTCGTGGAAGTGGAAGAAGGCGTCGAAGGCCTCGTCCACGTCTCCGAGCTTTCCTGGACCAAGCGCATCGCCCGTCCTTCCGACGTCCTTACCGTCGGTCAGGAGATCGAAGCCTCCGTCCTTGGCATCAACAAGGAAGAGCGCAAGATCAGCCTTGGCGTGCGTCAGCTGGAAGCCAATCCGTGGGACGACATCGACACCCGCTATCCGATCGGCACGCAGCTCAAGCGCGCCGTCCGCAACCTCACCGCTTACGGTGCGTTTGTGGAGCTGGAAGAAGGCATCGATGGCATGATCCACGTGTCCGACCTCAGCTGGACCCGCAAGATCAATCATCCTTCCGAGCTCCTCAAGAAGGGCCAGGAAGTGGACGCCGTCGTGCTCGGCATCGACAAGGCCAACCAGCGCATCAGCCTCGGCATGAAGCAGCTGGACACCGACCCATGGTCCATCATCGACACCCGCTTCAAGGTGGGCGATGTGGTGAAGGGCCGCGTGGCCAAGATCGCCTCCTTCGGCGCCTTTGTGGAGCTGGAAGACGACATCGACGGTCTGGTGCACATCTCCCAGATCAGCGAAGACCGCATCGAGAAGGTGAAGGACAAGCTGAACGTGGGCGACGAAGTGGAAGCCCGCGTGATCAAGGTGGACAAGGTGGAGCGCCGCATCGGCCTCTCCATCAAGGCCATGAACTACAGCGACGCCGACATCCAGAAGGAAAGCCAGGCTTTCGAAGCTCTGCGCCCAAGCACCGACCTCGTCGGTCTGGAGCAGGCCTTCAAGTTCGCCACCGAAGAGTGGCGTCCGGGCGGCCAGTAA